One window of the Eucalyptus grandis isolate ANBG69807.140 chromosome 8, ASM1654582v1, whole genome shotgun sequence genome contains the following:
- the LOC104416769 gene encoding probable esterase PIR7A: protein MAASRVHPKQAQELNSIVKYVKPLFEFLEGLPQEEKVILVGGLCLSMAMERFPEKVDVAIFAAALMPGPELSFHSIREERDRRLKFSTGSANAFDGGPAQPPTALFLGHDLLSSKLYQLSPPEDLTLASYLIRPFQLYPNQAKMKEEVAVTEGKYGAVRRVYIVCDQDLMITEDVQRWMVEMNRRMK from the exons ATGGCCGCTTCTAGGGTCCATCCAAAGCAAGCTCAAGAATTGAATTCGATTGTGAAATATGTCAAGCCCCTCTTTGAATTCTTGGAGGGTCTTCCTCAAGAAGAGAAGGTAATTCTGGTAGGAGGGCTTTGCCTGTCAATGGCCATGGAGAGATTTCCTGAGAAAGTAGATGTTGCTATTTTTGCTGCTGCTCTCATGCCGGGTCCTGAGCTCAGTTTTCACTCCATCCGTGAAgag CGTGATCGCAGATTGAAATTTAGCACGGGCTCAGCAAACGCATTTGATGGTGGCCCTGCACAACCTCCCACCGCCCTGTTCTTGGGACATGATTTACTCTCTTCCAAGTTGTATCAACTGTCCCCACCTGAG GATTTGACTTTGGCGTCCTACTTAATAAGGCCATTTCAACTGTACCCCAATCAAGccaaaatgaaggaggaagTAGCAGTCACAGAGGGCAAATACGGCGCTGTCCGCCGGGTTTACATCGTGTGTGACCAGGACCTCATGATAACGGAAGACGTGCAAAGATGGATGGTAGAGATGAACCGCCGGATGAAGTGA
- the LOC104457256 gene encoding probable esterase PIR7A: protein MANKQTQREKHFVLVHGVCHGAWCWYRVATLLESSGHKVTALDMAASGVHSKRPQDLKSIVEYVEPLMEFLGSLGERERVVLVGHSQGGAVLSMAMERFPEKIAVAVFAAALMPGPELTYHSIFEEHSRRLEYDMVPQYRFDDGPDKPPTYISLEDDFLASKLYQLSPPEDVTLASYLKRPFRLYPDQDKMKEEGAVTKGRFGLVRRVYIVCDQDLLIMDSLQRWMVEMNPPDEVKVISGSDHMVMFSKPLELCASLEEIAERYCS from the exons ATGGCCAACAAGCAAACCCAGAGAGAGAAACACTTCGTGCTAGTCCATGGGGTTTGCCATGGAGCTTGGTGCTGGTACAGAGTGGCCACCCTCCTCGAGTCCTCAGGCCACAAGGTCACCGCATTGGACATGGCTGCTTCAGGGGTCCATTCAAAGCGACCCCAAGATTTGAAGTCCATTGTGGAATATGTGGAGCCACTTATGGAATTCTTGGGGAGTCTGGGTGAACGAGAGAGGGTGGTTCTGGTAGGGCATAGCCAGGGAGGGGCTGTCCTGTCAATGGCCATGGAGAGATTTCCTGAGAAAATTGCAGTTGCTGTGTTTGCTGCTGCTTTAATGCCTGGCCCTGAGCTCACTTATCACTCCATCTTTGaagag CATTCTCGGAGATTGGAATATGATATGGTTCCACAATACCGGTTTGATGATGGCCCGGATAAGCCTCCAACCTATATTTCATTGGAAGACGACTTCTTGGCTTCCAAGCTCTATCAACTCTCCCCACCTGAG GACGTGACGTTAGCGTCCTACTTGAAGCGGCCATTTCGTCTCTATCCTGATCAAGacaagatgaaggaggaaggggCAGTCACGAAGGGCAGATTTGGCTTGGTTCGCAGGGTTTACATTGTATGTGATCAAGACCTTCTAATAATGGACAGCCTACAGAGATGGATGGTGGAGATGAACCCGCCAGATGAAGTGAAGGTGATCTCTGGCTCAGATCACATGGTCATGTTCTCTAAGCCCCTAGAGCTCTGTGCCTCCCTTGAAGAGATTGCTGAACGTTATTGTTCTTGA